A genomic stretch from Zeimonas sediminis includes:
- the tilS gene encoding tRNA lysidine(34) synthetase TilS, whose protein sequence is MASSRRPGRAEAGPVDAVRAATAPLGPSVRIAVAFSGGLDSTVLLHAATRVLPPDRLLALHVDHGLQAGSAGWARHCASQAGALGVSCLSRRLETAPLPGQSVEAWAREARYGALVAMARDAGADVLLTAHHADDRLETFLLRLARGAGLDGLVGIEAESSRDGLKLLRPLLGLSRSRIEAWAREQGLCWVEDPSNADERLPRNAIRRQLVPAIDRILPSLRERLPDTIDALREARDRLQELERRDLAGVEVESREFGRCLSLSAWRALPPARRPGVLRRWLAGLGARMPSRARLAEIVRQLESPREDTHVAVSHDGRTLRRHRDLVILAGPATPAATAAVGSVADAAAGSAAGSAAMALRWAGERRIECPALGGTLLVEPVEQAGKPGLRAELLRAGDLELRLRRGGERLRTRPGGPHRSLKNLFQEQGVPTWLRPMLPVLWSDARLVWVARLGADADCLAADGERYELAWRPDELVIEQEKQ, encoded by the coding sequence ATGGCAAGTTCAAGGAGACCGGGCAGGGCTGAGGCCGGCCCGGTCGACGCGGTCCGCGCGGCCACCGCCCCGCTCGGCCCTTCGGTCCGGATCGCCGTCGCGTTCAGCGGCGGCCTCGATTCCACCGTGCTGCTCCACGCGGCGACCAGGGTGCTGCCGCCCGACCGGCTGCTCGCCTTGCACGTCGACCACGGCCTGCAGGCCGGGTCGGCGGGCTGGGCGAGGCATTGCGCGAGCCAGGCCGGCGCGTTGGGTGTGAGCTGCCTGAGCCGCCGCCTCGAGACTGCCCCGCTGCCGGGCCAGAGCGTCGAGGCCTGGGCGCGCGAGGCGCGGTACGGGGCGCTGGTGGCGATGGCCCGCGACGCCGGCGCCGACGTCCTGCTGACCGCGCACCATGCCGACGATCGCCTCGAGACCTTCCTGCTTCGCCTGGCCCGCGGCGCCGGGCTGGACGGGCTGGTCGGGATCGAGGCGGAGAGCTCGCGCGACGGCCTGAAGCTGCTCCGTCCGTTGCTGGGGCTGTCCCGCAGCCGGATCGAGGCGTGGGCGCGCGAACAGGGGCTCTGCTGGGTCGAGGATCCGTCCAATGCCGACGAGCGCCTGCCGCGCAACGCGATCCGCCGGCAGCTGGTTCCGGCGATCGACCGGATCCTGCCGTCGTTGCGCGAGCGCCTGCCGGACACGATCGACGCGCTTCGCGAGGCCCGCGACCGGCTGCAGGAGCTGGAGCGCAGGGACCTGGCAGGGGTCGAGGTCGAGTCGCGGGAGTTCGGTCGCTGCCTGTCGCTCTCCGCGTGGCGCGCGTTGCCGCCGGCGCGACGGCCTGGCGTGCTGCGGCGCTGGCTCGCCGGGCTCGGCGCAAGGATGCCGTCGCGGGCCCGGCTCGCCGAGATCGTGCGGCAGCTCGAGTCGCCCCGCGAGGACACCCACGTCGCGGTGAGCCACGACGGCCGGACCCTCAGGCGGCACCGCGACCTGGTGATCCTGGCCGGACCGGCGACGCCCGCTGCGACCGCGGCCGTGGGTTCGGTTGCGGATGCCGCCGCGGGCTCGGCTGCGGGCTCGGCGGCAATGGCCCTGCGATGGGCCGGCGAACGGCGCATCGAGTGCCCGGCGCTCGGCGGCACGCTGCTGGTCGAGCCGGTGGAGCAAGCCGGCAAGCCAGGGCTGCGCGCCGAGCTGCTGCGCGCCGGCGATCTCGAGCTGCGGTTGCGGCGCGGCGGCGAGCGCCTGCGAACCCGCCCTGGCGGCCCGCACAGGAGCCTCAAGAACCTGTTCCAGGAGCAGGGCGTGCCGACCTGGCTGCGTCCGATGCTGCCGGTGCTGTGGTCGGACGCCCGGCTAGTATGGGTCGCGAGGCTGGGCGCCGATGCCGACTGCCTGGCAGCCGACGGCGAGCGCTACGAACTGGCCTGGCGGCCGGACGAGCTCGTCATTGAGCAAGAAAAACAATGA
- a CDS encoding acetyl-CoA carboxylase carboxyltransferase subunit alpha: protein MKTTFLEFEQPIADLEQKIEALRFAQEDSAVDIADEVERLQKKSLTLVKETYAKLTPWQTALVARHPQRPYTLDYVDAIFTDFHELHGDRAFADDPAIVGGLARFNGQSVMVIGHQKGRDTKERGYRNFGMPRPEGYRKALRLMKLAEKFDIPVLTFVDTPGAFPGIGAEERNQSEAIGRNLYEMAALRVPIVTTIIGEGGSGGALAIAVGDVTLMLQYAVYSVISPEGCAAILWKSAEKAPDAAETLGITAQRLKTLGLVDRVVNEPVGGAHRDPQQMALLLKRALSDSLRQLQGVPVKDLLKQRHERIMGYGKFKETGQG, encoded by the coding sequence ATGAAGACGACTTTCCTGGAATTCGAGCAGCCGATCGCCGATCTCGAGCAGAAGATCGAGGCGCTGCGCTTCGCGCAGGAGGACTCGGCGGTCGACATCGCCGACGAGGTCGAGCGGCTGCAGAAGAAGAGCCTGACCCTGGTCAAGGAGACCTACGCCAAGCTGACGCCGTGGCAGACCGCGCTGGTCGCCCGACACCCGCAACGGCCGTACACGCTCGACTACGTCGACGCGATCTTCACCGACTTCCACGAGCTGCACGGCGACCGCGCCTTCGCGGACGACCCGGCCATCGTGGGGGGGCTGGCGCGCTTCAACGGCCAGTCGGTCATGGTGATCGGCCACCAGAAGGGGCGGGACACGAAGGAGCGCGGCTACCGGAACTTCGGCATGCCCCGGCCCGAGGGCTACCGCAAGGCGCTCCGGCTGATGAAGCTCGCCGAGAAGTTCGACATTCCGGTGCTCACCTTCGTCGACACGCCGGGCGCCTTCCCGGGCATCGGCGCCGAGGAGCGAAACCAGTCCGAGGCGATCGGCCGCAACCTGTACGAGATGGCAGCGCTGCGCGTGCCGATCGTGACCACGATCATCGGCGAGGGCGGTTCCGGCGGCGCGCTGGCGATCGCGGTCGGCGACGTCACGCTGATGCTGCAGTACGCGGTCTACTCGGTGATCTCGCCCGAGGGCTGCGCCGCCATCCTGTGGAAGAGCGCCGAGAAGGCGCCCGACGCGGCCGAGACCCTGGGCATCACCGCGCAGCGCCTGAAAACGCTGGGCCTGGTCGACCGCGTCGTCAACGAGCCGGTCGGCGGCGCGCACCGCGATCCGCAGCAAATGGCGCTGCTGCTCAAGCGCGCGTTGTCCGATTCGCTGCGGCAACTGCAGGGCGTCCCGGTCAAGGACCTGCTGAAGCAGCGCCACGAGCGGATCATGGGCTATGGCAAGTTCAAGGAGACCGGGCAGGGCTGA
- a CDS encoding DNA-3-methyladenine glycosylase family protein, with the protein MKPDFWDEACRDLSRRDPVMGGIIAERGHLHLVSRGDPFQTLARSIVGQQISVKAAQSVWNRFADAAGEIAPLRVSRMRTSTLRNCGLSERKAEYLKDLARRFHSGEVDPTHWPSRDDEAIIAELVAVRGVGRWTAEMFLIFNLLRPDVLPVDDLGLLRGIEKNYRNGESVSRREARQLGESWRPWRTVATWYLWRSLEPVPVEY; encoded by the coding sequence ATGAAGCCCGATTTCTGGGACGAGGCCTGCCGGGACCTGTCGCGGCGCGACCCGGTCATGGGAGGAATCATCGCCGAGCGCGGCCACCTTCACCTGGTCTCGCGCGGCGACCCGTTCCAGACCCTGGCGCGGTCCATCGTCGGGCAGCAGATCTCGGTGAAGGCGGCGCAGTCGGTCTGGAACCGCTTCGCCGATGCGGCCGGCGAGATCGCTCCGCTGCGCGTGTCGCGTATGCGCACGAGCACGCTGCGCAACTGCGGGCTGTCCGAGCGCAAGGCCGAGTACCTGAAGGACCTTGCACGGCGATTCCACAGCGGCGAGGTCGATCCGACCCACTGGCCGTCGCGCGACGACGAGGCGATCATCGCGGAACTGGTCGCGGTCCGGGGGGTCGGGCGGTGGACGGCAGAAATGTTTTTGATTTTCAACCTGTTGCGGCCCGATGTTCTTCCGGTGGATGATCTAGGCTTGCTGCGCGGGATCGAGAAGAACTACCGGAACGGCGAAAGCGTTTCGCGGCGCGAGGCGCGGCAGCTGGGCGAATCCTGGCGGCCCTGGAGGACCGTGGCCACCTGGTACCTGTGGCGCAGCCTCGAGCCGGTGCCTGTGGAGTACTGA
- a CDS encoding DUF6352 family protein — MKPFWVHSGLALLDVDSHGGLVVTDDFLAAYLRRPELAPVEESCAAERALHAALAAEPRRAVADAELKALADPDAAENWRLFLRFRDRLLDAPNLQAAYVAIFADAQRAGRIDVPPLFVDQLAQIIVHHLLADCEDGLMLRVAELWFREQRVSIDDNRVLLADLETIDARREDQGLGDLGRLLAQAKIAARGVDLEVIDRENADAYFGRDERHDFAVEITHGRTASAMLCDLLRRWIGHLLGVPVRVRTLAQIEDSRWRWHVGLDAEATTLLDTLWHEGGLTPDQHRRLLLLMRLDFERLEDQDPEVAGKPVYLALAMDDEGVLRMKPQNLLFNLPLRGH, encoded by the coding sequence ATGAAGCCGTTCTGGGTCCATTCCGGGCTGGCGCTGCTCGACGTCGACTCCCACGGCGGCCTGGTCGTGACCGACGACTTCCTCGCCGCCTACCTTCGCCGGCCCGAGCTCGCACCGGTCGAGGAATCCTGCGCGGCGGAGCGCGCGCTGCACGCGGCGCTGGCCGCCGAGCCGCGGCGCGCGGTCGCCGACGCCGAGCTGAAGGCGCTCGCCGACCCGGACGCCGCCGAGAACTGGCGGCTCTTCCTGCGCTTTCGCGACCGGCTGCTCGACGCGCCGAACCTGCAGGCAGCCTACGTGGCGATCTTCGCCGACGCCCAGCGGGCAGGGCGGATCGACGTGCCGCCGCTCTTCGTCGACCAGCTCGCGCAGATCATCGTCCACCACCTGCTCGCCGACTGCGAGGACGGCCTGATGCTGCGGGTCGCCGAGCTGTGGTTCCGCGAGCAGCGCGTCTCGATCGACGACAACCGGGTGCTGCTCGCCGACCTCGAGACGATCGACGCGCGCCGCGAGGACCAGGGGCTGGGCGACCTCGGCCGGCTGCTCGCGCAGGCGAAGATCGCCGCCCGCGGCGTCGATCTCGAGGTGATCGACCGGGAGAACGCCGACGCCTACTTCGGCCGCGACGAGCGCCACGACTTCGCGGTCGAGATCACCCACGGCCGCACCGCGTCGGCCATGCTGTGCGACCTGTTGCGCCGCTGGATCGGGCATCTTCTCGGTGTGCCGGTCAGGGTGCGCACGCTGGCGCAGATCGAGGACTCGCGCTGGCGCTGGCACGTGGGGCTGGACGCCGAGGCCACGACGCTGCTCGACACGCTCTGGCACGAGGGCGGCCTGACCCCCGACCAGCATCGCCGCCTGCTGCTGCTGATGCGGCTGGACTTCGAGCGCCTCGAGGACCAGGATCCCGAGGTGGCCGGCAAGCCGGTCTACCTGGCGCTGGCGATGGACGACGAGGGCGTGCTGCGGATGAAGCCGCAGAACCTGCTGTTCAACCTGCCGCTGCGCGGGCACTGA
- the cysS gene encoding cysteine--tRNA ligase, with protein sequence MLRLYNTLTRSKEAFVPLEPGHVRMYVCGMTVYDWCHIGHARVLVVFDVVQRWLRASGYQVTYVRNITDIDDKIIRRAVENGETMRELTERFIGFMHEDADALGVQRPDHEPRATQFVPQMLGLIDLLEKNGLAYRAADGDVNYSVRRFDGYGRLSGKSLDDLRAGERVSVDDAKQDPLDFVLWKAAKPDEPDEAKWASHFGAGRPGWHIECSAMATSLLGKTIDIHGGGADLQFPHHENEIAQSEGALGCQFVRYWMHNGFVRVDDEKMSKSLGNFFTIREVLKKFDAEVVRLFILRAHYRSPLNYSDAHLEDARQALLRLYGALDAAAAGDEAARAALAAPAGAESVDWASPAAARFRDAMDDDFNTPIALSVLFDLAAEVHRSGAAQAVLELRQLAGLLGLLGRDPAEARRTGLHGSEAEAGGQGLDDAAIEAAIAERAAAKKAKNWAEADRIRDALTAQGIVLEDGAGGTTWRRA encoded by the coding sequence ATGCTCCGTCTCTACAACACGCTCACCCGCAGCAAGGAAGCATTCGTCCCGCTGGAACCCGGCCACGTGCGGATGTACGTCTGCGGCATGACCGTCTACGACTGGTGCCACATCGGCCACGCGCGGGTGCTCGTCGTGTTCGACGTCGTCCAGCGCTGGCTGCGCGCCTCGGGCTACCAGGTCACCTACGTCCGCAACATCACCGACATCGACGACAAGATCATCCGTCGGGCGGTCGAGAACGGCGAGACCATGCGCGAGCTGACCGAGCGCTTCATCGGCTTCATGCACGAGGACGCCGACGCGCTGGGCGTGCAGCGCCCCGACCACGAGCCGCGGGCCACCCAGTTCGTGCCGCAGATGCTCGGCCTGATCGACCTGCTCGAGAAGAACGGTCTCGCCTATCGGGCCGCCGACGGCGACGTCAACTACTCGGTCCGGCGCTTCGACGGCTACGGCCGGCTCTCCGGCAAGTCGCTCGACGACCTGCGCGCCGGCGAGCGGGTGTCTGTCGACGACGCCAAGCAGGACCCGCTCGACTTCGTGCTCTGGAAGGCGGCCAAGCCCGACGAGCCCGACGAGGCGAAGTGGGCCTCGCACTTCGGCGCTGGCCGTCCCGGCTGGCACATCGAGTGCTCGGCGATGGCCACCAGCCTGCTCGGCAAGACGATCGACATCCACGGCGGCGGCGCCGACCTGCAGTTCCCTCACCACGAGAACGAGATCGCTCAGAGCGAGGGCGCGCTCGGCTGCCAGTTCGTCCGCTACTGGATGCACAACGGCTTCGTGCGGGTCGACGACGAGAAGATGTCGAAGTCGCTCGGCAACTTCTTCACGATCCGCGAGGTGCTGAAGAAGTTCGACGCCGAGGTGGTGCGGCTGTTCATCCTGCGCGCGCACTACCGCTCGCCGCTCAACTATTCCGACGCCCACCTCGAGGACGCCAGGCAGGCCCTGTTGCGCCTGTACGGCGCGCTCGATGCGGCCGCGGCCGGCGACGAGGCCGCGCGGGCGGCGCTGGCCGCGCCTGCGGGGGCCGAGTCGGTCGACTGGGCCTCGCCGGCCGCCGCGCGCTTTCGCGACGCGATGGACGACGACTTCAACACGCCGATCGCGCTGTCCGTGCTGTTCGACCTGGCCGCCGAGGTCCACCGCAGTGGCGCCGCGCAGGCGGTGCTCGAGCTGCGGCAGCTGGCCGGCCTGCTCGGCCTGCTCGGCCGCGACCCGGCCGAGGCGCGACGCACCGGCCTGCACGGCAGCGAGGCCGAAGCGGGCGGGCAGGGTCTCGACGATGCGGCGATCGAGGCCGCGATCGCCGAGCGCGCCGCCGCCAAGAAGGCAAAGAACTGGGCCGAGGCCGACCGCATCCGCGACGCGCTGACCGCGCAGGGGATCGTCCTCGAGGACGGTGCCGGCGGCACGACCTGGCGGCGCGCCTGA
- a CDS encoding tetratricopeptide repeat protein produces the protein MSDPRAADTAYRQAQRLVDEGRPDDALAAIETALKASPSDARLRFLKGVILGGQGKDAEAIEVFQGLARQFPELPEPHNNLAALHAARGELDQARAALDDAIRALPSYALAHENLGDLHLRLAIRAWQRAAELEPGNAAPASKLKLARELARRIAGEAQGAAALPGAR, from the coding sequence ATGTCCGACCCGCGCGCCGCCGACACCGCCTACCGGCAGGCGCAGAGGCTGGTCGACGAGGGCCGCCCCGACGACGCGCTCGCCGCGATCGAGACGGCACTGAAGGCCTCCCCGTCGGACGCCAGGCTGCGCTTCCTGAAGGGCGTGATCCTCGGCGGCCAGGGCAAGGACGCCGAGGCGATCGAGGTCTTCCAGGGGCTCGCCCGCCAGTTCCCGGAGCTGCCCGAACCGCACAACAACCTGGCCGCGCTGCACGCGGCGCGCGGCGAGCTGGACCAGGCGCGCGCCGCCCTCGACGACGCGATCCGCGCGCTGCCGTCCTACGCGCTGGCCCACGAGAACCTCGGCGACCTGCACCTGCGCCTGGCGATCCGCGCCTGGCAGCGCGCCGCCGAGCTCGAGCCCGGCAACGCCGCGCCGGCCTCCAAGCTGAAGCTCGCTCGAGAGCTCGCCCGGCGCATCGCCGGCGAGGCCCAGGGCGCCGCGGCGCTGCCCGGGGCGCGCTGA
- a CDS encoding peptidylprolyl isomerase → MFRKLPLIGALLFAMAAPDDAAAANPQVLVKTTAGEFVIELYPDKAPGTVDNFLKYVNDGFYAGTIFHRVIGNFMIQGGGFTKDLYQGQLRPKATRAPIPIESRNGLRNDTGWVAMARTGDPNSATSQFFINVVDNASLNYPQPDGHGYAVFGKVISGMDVVNKIRAVPTGSVGPYRDVPTAAVVIDSMTVVGAGR, encoded by the coding sequence ATGTTCCGCAAGCTTCCCCTGATCGGCGCCCTGCTGTTCGCGATGGCCGCGCCCGACGACGCCGCCGCCGCGAACCCGCAGGTGCTCGTCAAGACCACCGCCGGCGAGTTCGTCATCGAGCTCTATCCCGACAAGGCGCCGGGCACGGTCGACAACTTCCTCAAGTACGTGAACGACGGGTTCTACGCCGGCACGATCTTCCACCGGGTCATCGGCAACTTCATGATCCAGGGCGGCGGCTTCACCAAGGACCTCTACCAGGGGCAGCTGCGCCCGAAGGCCACCCGCGCGCCGATCCCGATCGAGTCGCGCAACGGCCTGCGCAACGACACCGGCTGGGTCGCGATGGCCCGCACCGGGGACCCGAACTCGGCGACCTCGCAGTTCTTCATCAACGTGGTCGACAACGCCAGCCTGAACTACCCGCAGCCCGACGGCCACGGCTACGCGGTGTTCGGCAAGGTGATCAGCGGCATGGACGTGGTGAACAAGATCCGCGCGGTGCCCACCGGCTCGGTCGGGCCCTATCGCGATGTGCCGACCGCGGCGGTCGTGATCGACTCGATGACGGTCGTCGGCGCGGGCCGCTGA
- a CDS encoding UDP-2,3-diacylglucosamine diphosphatase, with the protein MFASDMHLGDHDPATAALFLDRLEAAWPRASHVFLLGDLFEAWVGDDQPDEVAAQALAAFARIAASGRRLFVMRGNRDFLLDAGPGSRFAERCGATMLADPCLATLFGEPVVLAHGDALCTDDVDYQRIRAEVRTDGWQAAFLARPLPERLAIALSLRAESERVKASRYPSDVNRDAVEALLRAAGAAAIVHGHTHRPARHAWRTGGPDGRPAVRWVLPDWDAADGRGGFLWARESGFEPEGWTTAG; encoded by the coding sequence CTGTTCGCCTCGGACATGCACCTCGGCGATCACGATCCGGCCACCGCGGCGCTCTTCCTGGACAGGCTCGAGGCCGCCTGGCCCCGCGCCAGCCACGTGTTCCTGCTCGGCGACCTGTTCGAGGCCTGGGTCGGCGACGACCAGCCGGACGAGGTGGCCGCGCAGGCCCTCGCCGCGTTCGCCCGGATCGCGGCCAGCGGCCGGCGCCTGTTCGTGATGCGCGGCAACCGCGACTTCCTGCTCGACGCGGGGCCGGGCTCCCGGTTCGCCGAGCGCTGCGGGGCGACGATGCTGGCCGATCCCTGCCTGGCGACGCTGTTCGGCGAGCCGGTCGTGCTGGCGCACGGCGATGCGCTCTGCACCGACGACGTCGATTACCAGCGCATCCGTGCCGAGGTCCGCACCGATGGCTGGCAGGCCGCCTTCCTGGCCCGTCCGCTCCCCGAGAGGCTGGCGATCGCCCTGTCGCTGCGCGCCGAGAGCGAACGGGTCAAGGCCTCGAGGTACCCATCGGACGTGAACCGCGACGCGGTCGAGGCGCTCCTTCGCGCGGCCGGGGCCGCCGCGATCGTGCACGGCCACACCCACCGGCCCGCGCGCCACGCATGGCGGACCGGCGGGCCCGACGGGCGACCTGCGGTGCGATGGGTGCTCCCGGACTGGGATGCCGCCGACGGCCGCGGCGGTTTCCTGTGGGCGCGCGAGAGCGGCTTCGAGCCCGAGGGCTGGACGACGGCGGGCTGA
- the cysE gene encoding serine O-acetyltransferase, translated as MFERLREDIANVLEKDPAARSTLEVLLCYPGVHAVLMHRGAKYLWQAGLRTPARWVSHLARFLTGIEIHPGATIGRRVFIDHGMGVVIGETAEVGDDCTIYQGVTLGGTSLDRGKRHPTLEPGVVVGAGAQVLGPFAVGAGARIGSNSVVVKAVPAGATAVGSPARVIVEEQDRRREEQAAKMGFSAYAVTRGADDPLAVALHRLIDHVAEQDRQIEALQQCLKRMGADVEACCEPLDAGALNRMVD; from the coding sequence ATGTTCGAACGCCTGCGGGAAGACATCGCGAACGTGCTGGAGAAGGACCCGGCCGCCCGTTCGACGCTCGAGGTGCTGCTCTGCTATCCCGGCGTCCACGCGGTGCTGATGCACCGGGGCGCGAAGTACCTCTGGCAGGCGGGCCTGCGCACGCCGGCCCGCTGGGTGTCGCACCTGGCGCGTTTCCTGACCGGCATCGAGATCCACCCGGGCGCCACGATCGGCCGGCGCGTGTTCATCGACCACGGCATGGGGGTGGTGATCGGCGAGACCGCCGAGGTCGGCGACGACTGCACGATCTACCAGGGCGTCACGCTGGGGGGCACTTCGCTCGACCGGGGCAAGCGCCACCCCACGCTGGAGCCCGGCGTCGTGGTCGGCGCGGGCGCCCAGGTGCTCGGCCCGTTCGCCGTGGGCGCGGGCGCCCGGATCGGTTCGAACTCGGTCGTCGTGAAGGCGGTGCCCGCCGGCGCGACCGCGGTCGGCAGCCCGGCGCGGGTGATCGTCGAGGAACAGGACCGGCGCCGGGAGGAGCAGGCGGCGAAGATGGGCTTTTCGGCCTATGCGGTCACGCGCGGGGCCGACGATCCGCTCGCGGTGGCGCTGCACCGGCTGATCGACCACGTGGCCGAGCAGGATCGCCAGATCGAGGCGCTGCAGCAGTGCCTGAAGCGGATGGGCGCCGACGTCGAGGCCTGCTGCGAGCCGCTCGACGCCGGGGCGCTGAACCGGATGGTGGACTGA
- a CDS encoding 2-methylaconitate cis-trans isomerase PrpF family protein: MTTLRIPAVYMRGGTSKGVFFEGKDLPRVHAERDALLLRVIGSPDPFGRQADGMGGATSGTSKVAVVSPSRRDDCDVDYLFGAVSIGEPVIDWSGNCDELSAAVGPFAIVQGLVPAVDGITQVRIWQQSTSQRIDAWVPVRHGEVVEEGAFVEEGVPFAGAEIRMEFVEPDTAQARVLLPTGSVRDTLTVPGLGEVRATLLVAGGPAVFVRADALGLTGRESLADLQGKRKIHAMLEALRAAAAVRMGLAETAEEATRLRPSEPEIAWVARPAAYRSSAGAEIAGERIDVLARILTAGRLNPAFTGTGSIALAAAAALPGSVVGEVARTLPGVPTRIGHPSGTLTVGAELTCVDGHWRFDKAVLSRSARRLMSGWVHLPSRPPALAPRQAQGQLWA; the protein is encoded by the coding sequence ATGACCACGTTGCGCATTCCAGCCGTCTACATGCGCGGCGGCACCAGCAAGGGCGTGTTCTTCGAAGGCAAGGACCTGCCGCGGGTCCACGCCGAGCGCGACGCGCTGCTGCTGCGCGTGATCGGCAGCCCCGACCCGTTCGGCCGGCAGGCCGACGGCATGGGCGGCGCCACCTCGGGCACCAGCAAGGTCGCGGTGGTCTCGCCGTCGCGGCGCGACGACTGCGACGTCGACTACCTGTTCGGCGCGGTCTCGATCGGCGAGCCCGTGATCGACTGGTCCGGCAACTGCGACGAGCTGTCGGCCGCGGTCGGGCCCTTCGCGATCGTCCAGGGGCTGGTGCCCGCGGTCGACGGGATCACCCAGGTCCGGATCTGGCAGCAGAGCACCAGCCAGCGGATCGACGCCTGGGTGCCGGTGCGCCACGGCGAGGTCGTCGAGGAGGGCGCCTTCGTCGAGGAGGGCGTGCCTTTCGCCGGCGCCGAGATCCGGATGGAGTTCGTCGAGCCGGACACCGCGCAGGCGCGTGTCCTGCTGCCGACCGGGTCGGTCCGGGACACGCTCACGGTCCCGGGCCTCGGCGAGGTCCGCGCCACGTTGCTCGTCGCCGGCGGTCCCGCGGTCTTCGTTCGCGCCGACGCGCTGGGGCTCACCGGTCGAGAGTCGCTCGCCGACCTGCAGGGCAAGCGCAAGATCCACGCGATGCTCGAAGCGCTCCGGGCCGCCGCGGCGGTCCGGATGGGGCTGGCCGAGACCGCCGAGGAAGCGACCCGGCTGCGACCCAGCGAGCCCGAGATCGCGTGGGTGGCCCGGCCCGCGGCCTACCGCAGCAGCGCCGGCGCCGAGATCGCCGGCGAGCGGATCGACGTGCTCGCCCGCATTCTCACGGCGGGCCGGCTGAACCCGGCGTTCACCGGGACCGGCTCGATCGCGCTCGCCGCGGCGGCCGCGCTGCCGGGCTCGGTGGTCGGCGAAGTGGCGCGCACGCTGCCCGGCGTGCCGACCCGGATCGGTCATCCGTCCGGAACGCTCACGGTCGGCGCCGAGCTGACCTGCGTCGACGGGCACTGGCGTTTCGACAAGGCGGTGCTGTCGCGCAGCGCCCGTCGCCTGATGAGCGGCTGGGTGCACCTGCCTTCCCGCCCGCCCGCGCTGGCGCCCCGGCAGGCACAGGGCCAGCTCTGGGCCTAA
- a CDS encoding RNA methyltransferase, with translation MYGKTFPVWLGAIRHCKGFDLSALHRSAPPWFERLAFVLVRPSHPGNVGAAARAMRTMGLRRLVVVAPREPAVLEHPEAIARASGAHELLAAASVAATLDEALAPFTAAVAVSAEARELGPQPRPPEDTAAAVRAELLASPEARVAFVFGPERTGLSIEDAARCQLMCSIPGDPDYNSLNLAQAAQIVAYCLRAIDRLAPLPAAAGEQVGGSGPVAQPASIAAIEGFFDHLELALTRIGFLDPAHPKRLMPRLRRLFGRTRLENEEVAILRGICTQMLKLADGDIHGPSRSRRPRDAAPGEAKPSEARPDEARPREARPGPRP, from the coding sequence ATGTACGGTAAGACCTTTCCGGTCTGGCTGGGTGCAATCCGGCATTGTAAGGGATTCGACCTGTCCGCCTTGCACCGTTCCGCGCCGCCGTGGTTCGAGCGCCTGGCATTCGTGCTCGTGCGGCCCAGTCATCCCGGCAACGTGGGGGCCGCCGCCCGCGCGATGCGCACGATGGGCCTTCGCCGGCTGGTCGTCGTGGCGCCGCGCGAGCCCGCGGTGCTCGAGCATCCGGAGGCGATCGCCCGCGCCAGCGGCGCGCACGAGTTGCTGGCGGCGGCGAGCGTGGCCGCCACGCTCGACGAGGCGCTGGCCCCGTTCACCGCGGCGGTCGCGGTCAGCGCCGAGGCGCGCGAACTCGGGCCGCAGCCCAGGCCGCCGGAAGACACGGCCGCGGCGGTGCGCGCGGAGCTGCTTGCCTCGCCCGAGGCGCGGGTGGCCTTCGTCTTCGGTCCGGAGCGAACCGGCCTGTCGATCGAAGACGCGGCGCGCTGCCAGCTGATGTGCAGCATCCCCGGCGACCCCGACTACAACTCCCTGAACCTCGCGCAGGCCGCGCAGATCGTGGCGTACTGCCTGCGCGCGATCGACCGGCTCGCGCCGCTGCCGGCGGCTGCCGGCGAGCAGGTCGGCGGCTCGGGGCCCGTGGCGCAGCCCGCGTCGATCGCCGCGATCGAGGGCTTCTTCGATCATCTCGAGCTCGCGCTGACGCGGATCGGCTTTCTCGACCCGGCACATCCCAAGCGCCTGATGCCGAGGCTGCGGCGCCTGTTCGGGCGCACCCGCCTCGAGAACGAGGAAGTCGCGATCCTGCGCGGCATCTGCACCCAGATGCTCAAGCTCGCCGACGGCGACATCCACGGCCCGAGCCGCTCGCGCCGGCCGCGCGATGCGGCGCCCGGTGAAGCGAAGCCCAGCGAAGCGAGACCCGACGAGGCGAGGCCCCGCGAAGCGAGACCCGGGCCCCGGCCATGA